The Calliopsis andreniformis isolate RMS-2024a chromosome 5, iyCalAndr_principal, whole genome shotgun sequence nucleotide sequence TTTTTACTTACACGTACCTGACAAATATCGCCTGATTCTGTGTGAGAAACGATCCTTAGTTTAACCAGAGATGAGCAAGATTTTCTTGGAATAAGTAATGGGAAAGAATAGATTTTTGTTTGAGTGAAAATATATGCTAATATCTTAACTTTGAAAGTACGGCTATCTTACTGGCTACTAATGCTTAGCATGCATTTTGTGTGAAAGTTCGATAGTGCTACTTTTAATTATATCTGCTGACGTCTATAGGCATTCCTCGTTTAATCTGCATTGGTCATTCAATGCCCATAGGCGTCAGcagtaattaaattaaatagtaGATAACCTTAGACAGGTATTTCGAACAATTAGGGATCCAACTCCCAATAGAGATAATATTAGATAGGAATCATATGATTACTGGAAGGTTTCAATTTTATTAGTAATTACCTAGCACGAAGGCAATGTTAATGGACAGTTTGTAACGACAGTATTTCCATAAGTTAAGACAGGAAACATGTAAAAGGCAACTGTGTAGATAACTACTTTGGTTTACCGAACAGGAATGAGAAAAAGATGTAGAATGAATGGAAACTATGTCAATTGCTAGGAAGCGCTTCGCGAATCTGTCTATCGCAATCCAATAAGACTAATACTCAGAGTTTCTCCTCTTTAAAGTGTTTCAGTACACCTGGAAACGCATCTACACTATGCACGTATGTTCCACATCGCGATGATCCAATTCGCTTCATTGGCCGCTCGCGTGTTTCCGTGTCTCGTTAGTTAAACTTGTCAAGTACTCAGTCGGATGAATTCGTAGACAATCTATGATACATGCATCGTTAACCAGACAATACTAATAGACGATACTGTGGGGTGCAACAAACTTTAAACTACAGATGTTTAACACCTAACATGGCATTTAAAACCAAGTACTCACAGTTGAAAATTAACAATTAGCGTAAGGAAATGTAGGATTACTtttctttttagttttttagattttcgtgttattaaaaatGGAGGAGGTATTTAGATGGTCTACTTCAgtttggacaccctgtatttagGGCACTCGAGTGGCATATATTCAAAGAATCAAGCTCAACGTAGTTTCAGTATCTGTCTTTCTTATAGTTTGTTTATGCCACCTTATGTAGCAACTCTGACTTAATTGCAGCCTTTCTATATCTAAAAAGAACAAAAGGAAATTCCACGTTTCTGTGTCAAGTATTAGAAACCACGACGGTCAACAATTCGCGTTTCCACCATGACGAGTCTACAAATGATTTTTGCATAGCCAACGATAAGGTCCAACATTCAGCGTTTCGAATGACAACGCACATGCGAATCGTAAAGTAAAAGTACACCCGTTATCTGATACGCATAAGACACAAGAGTAACGCGTTTCGTACGTATATTACCACAGCCAACTCCAGTACTAGCTTAACGAAATGAAAACTTAACAACAAATATCAACACTGCGAGAGTTCGATTTTGCACTTGATAGAAAGAGTACGCAGCACTGTGTGTCTCTATCTATTCAGTGCAAAATTAAACTCTCGCAGTGTTGCTGTTTTTCGTTCAGCATTGTTAGTATTAGAGTCAAGTATGACATTACATATACTCAACCGCTAGCAATCTTACTCCTAACTGCGATCGTTAGGACATTTTTTCAGACGGCTGTACACCTCTTATGTACCACGACGTTCCATGTAACAAGCGAGATTTAGTTAGTCGTGAGGTCATATCAATGCGTACGTTGGACCAATTGTGTTCGATGACCACGACGTATTCTTGAACGTGACACAAGGGACAATGACGGCCGCGTGAATTTATTTCTCCAACTTCTCGTAACTGGATCCGACTCGATGTACGATTGTCGATGGGCAAAGGGCAGTAGACCGTGATACCTTTTCTTTTTAGCTATTAAAGATCTCTTATCCGATATGTAACAGATACTCGACCACTTACAACGTAAACTAATTCTTGTCTATTCAGTTTCATGCACTATTAACTTTGAAGTTTCCACgggtatctaatagctacaggtgCCGCCGCTTATTTCGTGTATAACAcaaaagtattgaaagcttGTGGAATGAAATATGTTCTAGCaaacaaattattatttttagtagTGTTTGCTTTGATCCATGTTTTATATACTTGTTATTAGTTTGTGTCGTATTTCGTTTTGTTTGGAACTATACGTGTATATTAATAGAGATAGAAATGAGCAACATTGTCTGTATTAAAACACAATTTGAACTGTGGGTATACAAAGCTTGAGATGATAGGAGTTGAGGAACTTGTACaattactgaatctttaatttgGGAAAGCTGTGACTAGTGTAGGAATAGAGTAAAAACAGTGTTCGTCCAAACACTGAAACACATTACTATCTCATATTACCGACTATGAGAAGACACTTGTTCGATTTTTTCTCCAGATAAAATTGAATCTCATCTATTGCTTTCTGAAGTCACCTCATTTTGGGGAAGAATTGCATTTGTACCTCCATTTCATCGAGTCCCTTATTCTTCTAAAGAACTTAAGTATATATATTTTGTGGAAAATAACGTAAATAGTGTTGATGAGCGTGGGCCGTTTCAAATTAACATAGATAGAACCTAATTTGCGTAGCATGGCTTTTACAAACTCTAGAGCAAGAACGTCAGAACATAGACAATCTAAAAGAGCTTCGATTACTTGGATCCATTTCATCTGTAGTCTCTAATACTGTAATCAGAGTTtataccattcgatctggatacACTACAAAGTGTTTACGATATGTAATCACGATTTACTGATAAATTTACAGTGATGAATATATTTagaaggtctgggttaggtacaCCCAAACAGTACACCCAAGTAAAACTTTTTAAATCTTCTCTAGAAGCCTTCTCTAGATGACCAACTTTTTAATCTTTGAACTCAATATTAAACTAGTCAATCGAAGTTCTATTATTCTACATTCTGTACCGAAAGTAATGAATCCCATCATCCAACATGTTAAACGTGTACAGATAAAATGAGAGATAGGAACATTCATCAGTTTTTCGCTCAGTTCCTTAATCCACGGTGCCTTTCACTTAACTTTCTTACATATCGACCATCGAATACCTCGCATTCCTGATTAACACACACCACTGCCGAAGTGTGCCCCGCGATTTACGCGCGTGGAAAGCACAGGAGGGGTCGAATAGCAGCCACTTCAACGACGGTAGTTGAAACTCTTCAGCGAAATAAATAAGTAGATAACCGAGGAAGTAATGTTTCTCCACGCAAGAAGAACTCGACCGTCTTGCAGCCCGATTTCTTCGCAGTATTGTTAACCGCTTTCCCCCCTTGGCTGGGAGCGAACTTAAGAAGCTGCCACTGGGGAGCTGTAGACATCAGGTTCGAGAAACAGCCAGCGGCTGTTGCAAAACTCATAATTGAACCGCGTGCATGGCACTGCATAAACTTCGGGAATCGCAGTTACTCGCGTCGTACGCCAGCAGAGAAATATAAATAACCCGTACAGGAGATGGCTCCGTAAGCGAGATTAACGATAGTTCGGTAGCCCGAaggaagcataataatcctGGCTCGCTTTCTGGAATAGCAACGACCTCTTCTCGTGCATCGTTGGTCTGGTTCCCCGTCGGTTTCTTGCCGATCCCGCTCATACTACGAGCCTCCACTTTTTCCCGCAATAAACCTCATTTGTCATAAAACATTTGCCACGAAGACCGCGGGACTATCGCGAGGGAGGCAGGGATGGTTTCTTAAATAAATATCTCGGTGGAAAGCACGTCGTAACCCCCGTGCGTCGGGCTTCTGATCGTTAACTCGCCGGTTTTACAGCTCGTGCTAACTGTACTCGATCTAAAATCCGTGCTCGCTGACGCTGACGCGCTGCTTCGATTGCGGCTGTTCCGCCGTACCTGCTCGTAAATCGGTAACATTCGCGAAAAGACGAACATGGAGAAACATAATGGGAATGACGAAGTACTTTCGTGGCATGTTGTTTTACACAACCCCGAGACTTTGTATTTGTACTGTTTCACTGGTATAGGACATTTCTAGCTTAGTGTTCTGTTAGAGAAGTTTCAACTTTTTGAGTTTCGTGAAGTCTCGATTTGAGAGGTTTCGGAGTGAAGGATGGGACTAGAAGTAGGAAGGCTGACTGATACGAGTTGTTACTTCGGATCGAATGAACATGTTTTTCTACAGCTGTGCGGAAAAAGGCTGACGTTATAATGTACGTAAGGAGTACAAAAAGTATTTCACAGTGCAGCGTGAAACGATTCAAAGGTTAAGAACGTTCAAGGTtggaatataataatatattagcGAGCAGACGTACGTACTTTATGTGTAATCATAGTACCTCTAAAGCTTGTAATATGTTCATCACCGCGTAATTTTTTCGATTTTTAAGTTCTTGCATTTATgcttcaaataaaataaaaattctatgtttaaaaagaattattttctATGGTTTTCAATTAAGCTTACTGTTTCTAACGTATTGGTCCCTCTGTTCAtctctcaaatatttaaaatcctGTAGAAACATTCAGCCAACATTTATGATGAATACGTAATCGCCCAAAATACATTTCGTAAATATTAGTTTTATCATTAATAATCGCATTATTTACTATTCTTGCACCCCGTAACATCATAAATTGTGGAACTACGTTGCATAGAATTACGAAACAAATGATAAGTGATAAGAATTGTTTCGTTTGTGAATGAATCGACGTTGCGTAAGAACATAATATCAAAACAATTATTTGCCTGATATTTTTTCTACAGATTACTTCCATTTCGTCATTATCATCTACTTCACACTTTCACACTTTCCTCTTACTAGATAACGATTTATAATTACGCCCAATTTATCATATTTTCGGTTACACAATTTTATAAAAACGGAAGGAAGTAATTATCTTCGttattttagtattttattctccttttATATTTCACTTCCTGAAACCGTTCATACAGTCTCGTCTTTATGAGCGTGTTCGAATTCAAACTTTATTTCAATGTTCATTAAATGTTTTATTTTACGACGTATTTGGCATTTTCTTCATTCTTTACGCGCACTATCTAAAGCAAAAATAACCAATGAAAGGTAAAAATAGGCCTCTTGCACGAGCATAAAATTCTACATACGACGGGAACGAACGCTGCTGTTACGGTACGCCTGCTAATATCCGTTCATCGTAAAAGCATACCAACTATCAGTCTCTTCGTAAATTGTAATTCACTGGGAAAATAATATCCTTCGCGAACAGTAGCATTCTGAACCTCATATTTCCACAGCTTAAGAGTCTTGTCATGAAATAGCCGAAGGTAAACATCAATCACACCATTGTAATCGCTACAGAGTGATCAATCATCGAGTGAATCGATCCTTCGAGCTCCGAGTTCAATACAGTGATATAGCGTAATCCAAGGATTACCTTCTTATTGTCATTCAGATCGTTTGGAATAAGCCTAAACAGAGTAAAGTCGAAGATTTCGTCAATAATGtctaatcctgaatcaccaattatACGTGAAGTTCAAATATACATATCATCGCGAAGTCTCGAAGTACATTAACTGCCATAATTTCTCTTATCAGTGAATTAAGGATTTATTTTAATCATTATCTAAAGttcattaaataaaatttgtttcagttaaatatttgaattgtgTATAATATATTCCTAATTTAACTTATTATTTACtaaaattattgaaatataaatacttctgtAACAGTTACCTTTTTTTGAAATCTACATGCAAAATTACTCACGAAGAAGCAGGATATTTTTTACTAAAAATTGAACTGTGGAAAGTGAAGCAGAAAATAAGACTTTGAAAACTGGAATATTTTCACATTagcaaatttaaatattaaagaacTAGACAATTTTAATtgctaaaatatttgaaaacgaaAAGTCATTTGCGTTGATGAAATTGAAAGAATGATAGAGACATCACACATAAGCATTGTTCGAATCGTTTCAACTAAATGTTTCCCTACTACAATTACTTCAATAAATACTCTTTAACCCAATTGCTAAccaaataaaaattcttcacCGTTCTAAATAACTTCAAGAACATTCCTATCTATCTTCAACAAATGAAAACGTATTTACTATTCGTTATCCAGAAAAATAAGAATTTTCCTCTCTGCTCCTAACGCTTTGAAACCTGAATACATTCCCACCTGTTTCGTACAAACATCACCTCATTCACGTAGTCTAAATAAGCCTGATAGGTCGAAGAAACGATGGTCGAACAGTGTAGAATATCATACCATAAGCGGTTAGTCTTGACACACAAGGTGACACAGGTCGCAGCCGTGTCTCCCAGGTTCCACCGGTATTTCTTGATTGTGGGATGCTGCCAACTCGCGAACTCCGCCGCTAACCACGGCCCATCGGCTGGCTACCACCACGCCAGGGTATTTCTAGTCGGCTCTCGCGCTTTAGTACTTGATCGTGTGTGCACGGAGTGTCTGTGCTTGGCGGTGCTACCTCGTTCCCTCGTTTCAACCGCCGCCGTTCCTGTTTCCTTTCGACACGTTCAAGAGTCGACCCGTCGCGACGAATGTGAACGAGGCAAGATGAACGAAAGGAGAAAGACACCGTCGGGTCGGAAACGGCTCGAGGAACCGCTAACCAGGCCAAGGGAGCCGACCAGGCCGCCGAGGATGAGAACCCAACAGAACCGCGATAACAACACCGTCCATCGCAATGTGATCCATGGTGCGCTGAAAATACGGTTGTCACGTTAATTGCAAGATCGTTCGAGCACTGTCCAGGGCTAACATTTGCACgttaatcctgaggattcacgagAACGATTGGCTCCTTACCAGAAACTCGAGCCCTCGATAGATTCGCGATATTGAAAATCAGTAATTGAAATGTGTTGCTTAAAATACTACTGTGACGTAAAATGATCGTTCATCCACGAGACGGTGCGCGTTAGGTTCGCTCGAATTTGGGAATCTTCGGTCGTGGACGAAAGTAGCTGACAGAGTCAGAATAATGGAGTGGGGCTAACGTAAATCTCAAAATACGATTATGCCGCGAAGTGTACGCTTGAGTGTGAAACTAAGTAGAGCTTAATTTCGATCCAGTTTGAGGGGTCAGTGTCAAAGGAGATTGACTTTATTAGCAAAAGCTTGAGAAGCTAACAGATTCGCGATAACTGAGTCGTTAAACGATCCACTGATCTTGAGATATAGTTACGATAAGCGGTCACTTGAGTATGAAGTCGAGTAAAGTTCGGATTGTGAAAGGGATTGGCTTATTACCAGAAACCCGAGTAGTCGTTTACATTACTTCACTTTTGCTCCCGTTTATGGACCTTTCGGTGTTTCGATTTTGGCTTTAACCGCTTCTCTGCATCTCTGCTCTATTACCTATGATCGTTCGTATTGGATCTTGTAAAGTGTATCAAGCTGGGGCGTGTCAATTTTGCTGTGTATAGATCACCTAAAACATTAAAATCGGGTGAGAAGGATAAACGAGGCTAAACGTGTGTTCAAAAATTTGCTTTCAGCCGAAAAAGTTGCGATGACGACCCTCGACGAGAACGTGAACCGTGTACCACGGGTTTACACAACAAACGAACCAGTGGGTGAGTTTTTCTGTCTTCGTTATTATTCTTTTTTCAAATTCATATCCTTTTTTTAACGATTTCTGTTGACCAACGAAATTGGAACATGTCACCACGTTTGTTTGTTCATTAAGTAATATTCAAATACGAAACTAGAATTTTACTTCCGTACTCTGTCATTCACATCTTTGACGAGACCGAAGTAAATGACATATGATTCTATATCGAGGAAACGCCGCTTGATGCATGTAGcttgttattattttatttttccttAGACTTAACATATTTAATAGTTGTTCACTACAAGACACGTGGACACTCAATGGGAGGAATAATAAGTAGAGCAGCATTCAtggattaaataaataattgcaatttcATGATCGTTTTACATCTGGCTCACTTATCATTAATTCTTTTTTCTGTATTCCTTGTTAATGGATAATTAATTTCCATTTAGCTTTCTTACCCAGAAAATGTAATTATACTTTAGGCCGCGGTTTCAGTGGTTGCGTTTTCTGACAAATATGTCTGAACTTCTCTTGCTCAtacgaaaaatagttcaaacatattcgtcagaaaacTCATCCACTGTAACCGTAGCTTTAGAGAGACTTCGAAGCAGTTCGTTTACTCCACGATACATTTTTGCTGGCCCAGTTGCATTTCAGCGTTTCCTTCTTTTCCGATTCAGTTAGCCTCGGTTAATTAAATTCTCTTCTATTTCGTTTTTCTTGACCGTCTGCCGCGCGCGCGCCCGCTCCGTTCCAGACGTGAAATTCGACGCTCTGTATTTACGAATTGAATGCGGTAATGATTCGTGTAAGTGCAAGATTGCAAGGCACTGATGCGGCTGGAAGGGCGACAGACGGCGTGTAGTTCATCGTCGTCAACGATGACGAGGAACTGGCATAAAGGTAGAAGACGGAGGAGAAGAGAGGAGGCGGAATTAGCATTCGCGCGAGTATATAATTGGCCATTCGCTTGTAATAAGTAATAGCTCGGGGCTCCTTCGAAAGCGTTTCATCATGTTAGTCTGAAATGCCCCTGCCCCTCAAGTTCCTCCTGAACAGTTGACAATTCGCATTTCAGTTTAGCTACGATTTTACCACCGAAAGCAGGTGGAAATATCCTTAAAGTTTGCAGTTTCAATATTCACAAATACAGGTGATGATGAAAGAAATAGTCTCTATGGGatctattaataaaaataaagctTTAATAATTCACATCGATATGAAAACCCGATTATCATCGGCATGTACTGCAGTAATAATCACATGCTTTGGCTTCTCTTTTTCTGAAGTTCGCAATTGTTTAAATACTAACTGAATTATTTTAAAACCTTATCGTTCGTTTGAAAATAATTAGAAAATCGAATGTTTTGGTAGCAATTGAATTCTGTATCTCTCTCTACCTGTTGATTCTCAAGTTACGTGTCATAGATCAGCATATTACGTACATAAGTGGCTGTAGCTAATCTCAGATTATTTTCTTGTTTTATCTAATGAATGTAACATGTCTGTATGTTTAGCTGGAACACCTATTCCAATGTATCGAAATTTCAATTGGCCATAGACATATACTGAAAGGATTGTACATAAGTAGTCTTTAAGTAAGATCTAACATTTCTGTGCTGCTAACTGATAATTTGTTCTATGGACTTATGGTCCTCTTTCATATTCATTATTCTTTGGAAATGTATAATAAAATGACTAAAATTATCCATCTGTGAATTTTATTAGACCATATAAGCTGGCAAGAGAGAATAGAAAAAGTCTCATTGGCTAGTCCAGATAATGAGGCAGATGAAGGAAAACCTATACCAATTGTACTTGCTCATCCAGACCATACCTTTGAATTAAATGAAGAAGCTTTGGAAAAAATTCTTCTCCAGAATGATGTTAAAGACAGAAGTGTAGTTGTTGTGTCTGTAGCAGGTGCTTTCAGAAAAGGCAAAAGTTTCCTGCTTGACTTCTTCCTGCGATATATGAATAGTCAGGTATGTTAATGATTAAATTCATGTATAAGTAATACGTCATAAAACGTTTCTGACTAAGACTTCTTTCTTTCATGTGTATCTGGGAATTAATCACGTAATtaatgatattaaaaaatagtataataacaataacaaagtAGAATCTTGGTTGGGTAAAGAAGATGAGCCTCTGCGTGGGTTTTCATGGAAAGGAGGTTCTGAGAGAGACACAACAGGAATACTAATGTGGTCAAAAGTTTTTCCTGGTACTTTACCCACTGGTGAAAAAGTGGCTATAATTTTAATGGATACACAAGGTGCTTTTGATAGTCAATCCACAGTTAGAGATTGTGCAACAGTGTTTGCTTTAAGTACAATGTTGTCATCTCTACAAATTTATAATCTATCACAAAATATTCAAGAGGATGACCTGCAACATTTGCAACTTTTTACTGAATATGGTAGACTGGCATTAGAAAAGTCTGGAAGTACACCATTCCAGAAATTGCAATTCCTAGTAAGAGATTGGAGTTATCCATATGAAGCAGAATATGGTGCAAAGGGTGGGCAAAAAATATTACAAAGAAGACTAGAAATTTCTGATAGACAGCACCCAGAATTACAGAGCTTGAGGAAACATATCCAGTCATGCTTCTCAGACATATCTTGCTTCCTTATGCCACATCCAGGTCTCAACATTGCCACTAATCCGTACTTTGATGGTAGATTATCAGAAATTCAAGTAGAGTTCAAAGAACAGCTCAAAGTACTGATACCAATGTTATTAGCTCCAGAAAATTTAGTTACAAAAAAGATTAATGGTCAGATTGTAAAAGCAAGAGACCTGGTAGAGTATTTTAAGAGTTACATAAAAATTTATAAGGGAGATGAGCTTCCTGAACCCAAAAGTATGTTAGTGGTAagtttttactattttattcaCGTTTTATTACTTactgttaaatatatttttagtaCTTGTTAGTTCTATATTTTGTTTACACGTTTTATTTTTAGGCAACAGCAGAAGCAAATAACTTATCTGCAGTAGCAGAAGCTAAAGATATTTATATGCGATCAATGGAAAATATTTGTGGAGGAGGTCAACCATTTTTGGCAACAGCATCTTTAGAAAAAGAACACACTGCATCGGTTGATAAAGCTCTTCAATTTTTCCAGAACAAAAGAAAAATGGGAGGACAAGAATTTAGTGAAATGTATAGGGAGAAGTTAATAAAAGTAAGGAAGTATTATAAAGACATAtgcactataaaaaacagtttaCATATGACTCACAATTAAACTTCTACATGTAGAAAGAGGAATTAAATGtattattttatgtttatttatACTTATCTTTGTTACTTGGTAATATAAATATGAATGGTTTGTTCATTGTAGGATATGGATGAAGCTTTCATTCAGTTCAAAGCACAAAACGaaaacaaaaatgttttcaaagcAATGCGGACAGCAGCAGTCTATGGTGTAGTTGCTgtcataatgtatattttgtcTGGATTATTTGGCCTTACTGGTTTATACATACTAGCAAATACTTGTAATTTCATTCTTGGACTTTGTATATTGGCACTTATCTTGTGGGCATACATAAGGTATACCGATACTTCTCTTACAAAAATTCTGAATCTTTTCGTTTTAGTAACACAgtgttttttatttatacagTTACAGTGGCGACTTCAGATCATTTGGCGAGGTTCTAGACGACATGGCTAATATGCTCTGGTATAATGTAAGTactgtatttgttttatacatacAAATCTAGGTACTTGAATCCACTGAAATGACCATTCTATTTGTAGAATACGTGTAAAAAAATAATGCATTAGTAATAGCAAGTAATGCTTATTAAACTTGTACAACTGAAAATGCAATTCTATTCTTATTCGGTGCGTAGGGTTTTAATAAGAAGCAAAAATATTCTTTCAGTCTATTGATAGTAAACGTTGAAATTATAAGAGAATAGTTTTAAACTATGGGTATTTTTTCTGCTATTGTAAGTAGCTTCAAGAAGACGTTTATACAAAATTTAGATatggaaatataataaaaacaaatGTAGTATACAATACACTAATAGATTGTATTCTAAATACTTTTTCATAAGTAATGCAGATAAAAGAAAAGTATCTATTgaatagaaattatttaaatattctttagTCTTAACGTTTACAATCGCATGGAAAATGTTCtcgatttttataaaaaattttaattcgatTTTTATGGGCATATAATTTCAAACCGAATATTTTACGTGATTGCGTTCACCATTTTATCACATTTCCTAATTCATATCTACCATTTCTTATTTCTGCAGGCTGGAAAACATACTCCACTGTCACTCTATGCACTACTATTGTTTGCTGCAGTGGAATTAATGTTTGAATTACTAATAAGAGCatataattactatataaaGGAAGACGAACAAGATAAATGTCTTCTTCCTTCAGACACGTTATGTTCTCTTCAATATATTTCTCATAACATTATTCCCGCATTACATAACATTTATTTCAATGCTTTCCACACATTACGCAACATTTATTTTCACACAGATTCTATACTTCGTAATATACGTATACAATTATTTGATAAATTTTTACAGTAATCTTAAGTatagttgaatatttttttaagtattCACGCTTATTGTTTGATTGTTTGATGAACACTTACATTTGAGTTATACAATTTTAATCTTTATCCGTTTTcacctttctttttcttttttttcctctTAATTTTACTGTAAACCAACTGCTAAGAGGAGTCAATATCTCAGAGGTATGACATTTGTTCATAGTTAATATGAAAGTAACTTTCTATGTATTTTAAAATGTTGAACAAAAGTATTGTATCATTATAATTAATTCACATTTTACATCAATAAGTCTCCATAAATCATAATTTATTtcgatattaataatatttatattattgtttgtactctaaaaatattattttctttttcctcTTCAGTTCATGAAACCATTCTACCAACAATTTGTGGAGAAGTCGGTTCATGTTGCAGTGGTTCAAGCTGCTGAAATGGCTGCAAATTCTACATTAAATGCCACTGTTACTGCCAATGGCAAGCCTAAGTTATCATAACATTCATTCCCTTCACAACTTGGTTTTTCAAAACTATTACAGCTTATGTCAATATATTAAACCCAGTGTGTGGCATAACAAAATTTCAGTTCTGACTATTCAAATGAGGCCATAAGTAGATCTGTTTATTAAGTCACAATAAgaagttgtgtgttaaatattttaatttcaagtaATTGCGGATGTAAATACAGTTTATTGTAATTCCATATTTAATTGTTGAAAATCGTACTTACTAATTCTGTCGATGACCATTAATATGATGTTAGAAAGACAAAATTCCACAATTACTGGTGTGATATTTTAATTTGAGCGTACTATCAGTTTTGGGGTTTTTAATGTTTATAATtgcttttatttatttcttttatattgaaatgtatgtttaaaaaaaaatttttcgagaaatacaagtgtttttacattttttttttttatatatatcggAGTTCACGAGTAACTTGTTAATTAAAAGAACATACGTAACTGCATTTCAAGGCCACAAGAAAACAAAATATTGAActatttttgaaataaaatttaaataatacacACTTTGTACATTTATGCATTATTCTGTGTATTAACTAACATAGTTAAATTATATTTGTGCCAGATTTACTATACATCACTATTGTATTGagtaattttttaaaagtaaAGTGTAAATACTTTCAAATGGTCTTTGTACTTAGCAAATTCTAAACAAAATTCATTATGTTTAAACTAAAgtgaattaaatttatatacatGCCATGTAATTTATCATATAGTTTGGTTGTACATACTATCCAATAAATTGACAACAGTCTAATATAGTCATATCATTATACTTTAATCTTATGAACCATAAATTGTCTATGAacatgtaaaaataaaattaatttaattacattGTTCTGccttttaaatatatttcttta carries:
- the Atl gene encoding atlastin GTPase isoform X4, whose translation is MTTLDENVNRVPRVYTTNEPVDHISWQERIEKVSLASPDNEADEGKPIPIVLAHPDHTFELNEEALEKILLQNDVKDRSVVVVSVAGAFRKGKSFLLDFFLRYMNSQYNNNNKVESWLGKEDEPLRGFSWKGGSERDTTGILMWSKVFPGTLPTGEKVAIILMDTQGAFDSQSTVRDCATVFALSTMLSSLQIYNLSQNIQEDDLQHLQLFTEYGRLALEKSGSTPFQKLQFLVRDWSYPYEAEYGAKGGQKILQRRLEISDRQHPELQSLRKHIQSCFSDISCFLMPHPGLNIATNPYFDGRLSEIQVEFKEQLKVLIPMLLAPENLVTKKINGQIVKARDLVEYFKSYIKIYKGDELPEPKSMLVATAEANNLSAVAEAKDIYMRSMENICGGGQPFLATASLEKEHTASVDKALQFFQNKRKMGGQEFSEMYREKLIKDMDEAFIQFKAQNENKNVFKAMRTAAVYGVVAVIMYILSGLFGLTGLYILANTCNFILGLCILALILWAYISYSGDFRSFGEVLDDMANMLWYNAGKHTPLSLYALLLFAAVELMFELLIRAYNYYIKEDEQDKCLLPSDTLCSLQYISHNIIPALHNIYFNAFHTLRNIYFHTDSILRNIRIQLFDKFLQ